One Pleurocapsa sp. PCC 7327 DNA segment encodes these proteins:
- a CDS encoding pentapeptide repeat-containing protein, which translates to MKSLPFPFKYWTIELESKTIENPSFSWNFHSFHDFYRQSNLTRMENELYLARLKQDVDTWNQWRKGNSQRIDLSRAQLRGAALRRAWLNNVDLSEANLSCADLRRARLCNICAIAADFTEANLSRASLQDAVLKRANFAKTSLRWACLIGADLSGANLAGADLTGADLTNTDLSGANLTGAELTGADLSGASLIDVQACGTNFQGAIFTGACLEDWKIDKATQLDELIGDYVYLESGRQRRFPSNGSLGLGEIGQRLQKLLGKIEPLGT; encoded by the coding sequence ATGAAATCACTGCCCTTTCCCTTTAAATATTGGACGATCGAGCTAGAAAGTAAAACGATTGAAAACCCCAGTTTCTCCTGGAATTTTCATAGTTTTCACGATTTCTATCGCCAATCTAACTTGACAAGAATGGAAAATGAACTTTATCTCGCGCGACTAAAACAAGATGTCGATACCTGGAATCAATGGAGAAAAGGCAATAGCCAACGGATCGACCTCTCTCGCGCCCAGTTGAGGGGTGCTGCTCTCAGACGAGCCTGGCTCAATAACGTCGATCTGAGCGAAGCCAACCTCAGCTGCGCCGATCTCAGAAGAGCGCGTCTGTGCAATATTTGCGCGATCGCAGCCGACTTCACTGAAGCCAATCTCAGTCGAGCATCTTTGCAAGATGCCGTTCTCAAAAGAGCCAATTTTGCGAAAACTTCCCTAAGATGGGCTTGTTTAATTGGAGCCGATCTCAGCGGAGCTAACCTAGCAGGAGCCGACTTAACGGGAGCCGATTTGACCAATACCGACTTGAGTGGAGCCAACCTGACGGGGGCTGAACTGACAGGCGCAGACTTGAGTGGAGCTTCTCTAATCGACGTGCAAGCGTGCGGTACCAATTTTCAAGGAGCAATTTTCACCGGAGCTTGCCTGGAAGATTGGAAAATTGACAAGGCGACGCAATTAGACGAGCTAATTGGCGATTACGTTTATCTCGAATCCGGTCGGCAGCGGCGCTTTCCGAGCAATGGCAGCTTAGGGCTAGGAGAAATCGGTCAGCGATTGCAAAAACTTTTAGGAAAGATCGAGCCTTTAGGGACGTGA
- a CDS encoding DUF6335 family protein, whose product MKFPFESLRVFIGKNWLPHRVNNIELKAQLMLHDRGTGGIAMKDSNFFQPINSPKAAPEIISQEMLLADLIGTEEAELIFEGLVDRDLGMGRTLETFIYECHSSTNVTGGDLDDDWYQAEVVGEEAVGGQTPTPDQSVTEQLLQSMGIASVDGEPIRTRDKLERRDRIRWELEPESSEDYWDRFE is encoded by the coding sequence ATGAAATTTCCTTTCGAGTCGTTAAGAGTCTTTATCGGCAAGAATTGGTTGCCTCATCGAGTTAATAACATTGAATTAAAGGCTCAATTAATGCTTCACGATCGAGGGACAGGAGGGATCGCCATGAAAGATAGTAATTTTTTTCAACCTATCAATTCGCCTAAAGCAGCGCCAGAAATTATTTCTCAAGAGATGTTATTAGCCGATCTGATTGGAACCGAAGAAGCAGAGCTAATCTTTGAGGGCTTGGTCGATCGCGATCTGGGAATGGGACGCACCTTGGAGACGTTTATCTACGAGTGTCACTCTAGTACTAACGTAACGGGGGGCGATCTCGACGACGATTGGTATCAAGCTGAAGTCGTGGGAGAAGAAGCCGTCGGCGGACAGACTCCTACGCCCGACCAAAGCGTGACCGAACAACTGCTTCAGTCGATGGGGATTGCTTCAGTCGATGGGGAACCTATCCGCACGCGAGACAAGTTGGAACGACGCGATCGCATACGCTGGGAACTAGAACCCGAATCCTCAGAAGACTATTGGGATCGTTTTGAATAG
- the zds gene encoding 9,9'-di-cis-zeta-carotene desaturase yields MRVAIVGAGLAGMATAVDLVDAGCEVEIFESRPFVGGKVGSWIDTDGNHIEMGLHVFFGCYYQLFDLMKKVGAFENLRLKEHTHTFINDGGRVGELDFRFITGAPFNGLKAFFTTSQLSTVDKIANSIALGTSPLIRGLVDFDGAMKTIRDLDSISFADWFRRKGGNDGSLKRMWNPIAYALGFIDTEQISARCMLTIFQFFAARTEASILRMLEGSPSEYLHKPIIDYIEARGGKIYTRRRVREIFYQEKTGQMQVTGMAIANGETEETIVADAYVCACDVPGIQRLLPPAWRKWTEFDNIYKLDTVPVATVQLRFDGWVTELRDPQARQQLEKAVGIDNLLYTADADFSCFADLALTSPGDYYKKGQGSLLQLVLTPGDPFIKEKNEAIAQHVLKQVHQLFPSSRELNMTWYSVVKLAQSLYREAPGMDPYRPPQKTPIANFFLAGSYTQQDYIDSMEGATISGRQAAKAILKGAEILKVNAQPSTAG; encoded by the coding sequence ATGCGCGTTGCGATCGTTGGTGCAGGATTAGCAGGAATGGCGACAGCCGTCGATCTAGTCGATGCGGGCTGCGAAGTAGAAATTTTTGAATCTCGTCCGTTTGTTGGCGGCAAAGTCGGCAGTTGGATCGATACTGACGGCAACCATATCGAGATGGGATTGCACGTCTTTTTTGGCTGCTACTATCAACTGTTCGACTTGATGAAAAAAGTCGGTGCTTTTGAGAACTTACGGCTTAAAGAACACACCCATACCTTTATAAACGACGGGGGACGAGTTGGAGAATTGGATTTTCGCTTTATTACGGGCGCTCCCTTCAACGGACTCAAAGCCTTTTTCACCACTTCCCAACTTTCAACCGTCGATAAAATCGCTAATTCGATCGCGTTGGGAACTAGCCCATTGATTCGCGGTTTAGTAGACTTTGACGGGGCAATGAAAACAATTCGGGATTTGGACTCGATTAGCTTTGCCGACTGGTTTCGCCGGAAAGGCGGCAACGACGGAAGCCTCAAGCGGATGTGGAACCCTATCGCTTATGCCTTGGGATTTATCGATACCGAGCAAATTTCCGCTCGCTGCATGCTGACCATTTTCCAGTTTTTTGCGGCAAGAACGGAAGCCTCAATCCTGCGCATGCTGGAAGGGTCTCCTTCTGAATACTTACACAAACCCATTATCGATTACATTGAAGCGCGCGGCGGAAAAATATATACCAGACGGAGAGTGCGGGAAATTTTCTACCAGGAAAAAACAGGACAAATGCAAGTAACTGGGATGGCAATTGCCAACGGCGAGACGGAAGAAACCATTGTTGCCGATGCTTATGTTTGTGCTTGCGACGTTCCCGGCATCCAGCGCCTTCTACCGCCAGCTTGGCGCAAATGGACTGAGTTTGACAATATTTATAAACTCGATACCGTTCCTGTGGCGACAGTGCAACTTCGCTTTGATGGATGGGTGACAGAATTACGAGATCCGCAGGCACGCCAACAATTAGAAAAAGCTGTCGGAATCGATAATTTGCTATACACTGCTGACGCTGATTTTTCTTGCTTTGCAGATTTAGCACTCACCAGTCCGGGAGATTATTATAAAAAGGGACAGGGATCGCTGTTGCAGTTAGTGTTAACCCCTGGCGATCCTTTTATCAAAGAGAAAAATGAAGCGATCGCCCAACACGTCCTCAAACAAGTTCATCAACTCTTTCCTTCTTCGCGGGAGTTGAATATGACGTGGTATAGCGTCGTTAAGCTAGCCCAGTCTCTCTACCGCGAAGCGCCAGGAATGGACCCTTATCGTCCTCCACAAAAAACTCCTATCGCTAACTTTTTCTTAGCAGGTAGCTATACCCAACAGGATTATATCGACAGTATGGAAGGTGCTACAATTTCTGGACGGCAAGCGGCAAAAGCGATTTTAAAGGGTGCTGAGATCTTAAAAGTCAACGCGCAACCATCAACCGCCGGATAA
- a CDS encoding chemotaxis protein CheW: protein MNDLSNNQSPNIGLPIGQSQRSIKLLTFSVGKLNVALPVDLVKKVVNYTPIYGSGLSHLGVARIDDREITVVDLHKRLFNASQLIPSGSRGYLIIARNSVGESFGILVGQAPSLHDVPISQIRALPASYRRADTLEIASHVTVISHKEESLTVFILEVDRIVPPVSGIISASPQLSFPF from the coding sequence ATGAACGATCTCTCTAACAACCAATCTCCCAATATCGGACTGCCAATCGGACAGAGCCAACGATCGATTAAATTACTGACCTTCAGTGTCGGCAAACTGAATGTTGCTCTACCCGTCGATCTCGTTAAGAAAGTTGTCAATTACACTCCCATTTATGGAAGCGGACTCAGCCATCTAGGAGTAGCTCGCATTGACGATCGCGAGATTACGGTAGTTGACCTACACAAGCGCCTATTTAACGCCAGCCAACTCATACCATCTGGATCGCGCGGTTATCTCATTATTGCCAGGAATAGCGTTGGCGAATCTTTTGGGATTTTGGTCGGGCAAGCCCCATCCTTGCATGACGTGCCTATCTCTCAAATTCGGGCACTACCTGCTTCTTATCGTCGCGCCGATACGTTGGAGATTGCCAGCCACGTCACGGTTATTTCTCACAAAGAGGAATCGCTGACAGTTTTTATCCTAGAAGTCGATCGCATCGTTCCACCAGTTTCTGGGATCATTTCTGCCTCGCCCCAGCTCAGTTTTCCCTTTTAG
- a CDS encoding DUF4126 domain-containing protein codes for MHYRLFRNKSNSFASTGHLNLSTDFDWIETQHALIVFGVAGLLEIAGYYILLLLLLPLLLGQF; via the coding sequence ATACATTATCGGCTATTTCGCAACAAGTCTAATAGTTTTGCTTCCACTGGACATTTAAATCTTTCAACTGACTTTGACTGGATAGAAACCCAACACGCCTTAATTGTCTTTGGTGTTGCCGGCTTGCTAGAAATCGCTGGCTACTACATCTTGTTGCTACTCCTGCTACCTTTGTTGCTGGGACAGTTCTAA
- a CDS encoding B12-binding domain-containing radical SAM protein, with protein sequence MRVLLLYPLFPQSFWSFEKTLALVNRKALLPPLGLITVAAILPQAWEYKLVDRNVREATEHEWDWAELVIVSGMIVQKEDMLAQIQEAKRRGKPVVAGGPYPTSLPDEVKAAGADYLVLDEGEITLPLLVEAIARGETNGTFRATEKPSVTETPIPRYDLLEFDAYDNMSLQFSRGCPFQCEFCDIIVLYGRKSRTKTPAQLLAELDRLYALGWRGSVFMVDDNFIGNKRNVKLLLRELKVWMAQKKYPFKFLTEASVDLADDPELMELMAECNFTNVFLGIETPDEDSLNLTKKFQNTRNSLSEAIEKITRSGLRVMAGFIIGFDGEKPGAGDRIVRFVEQTDIPVAMFSMLQALPNTALWHRLEKEGRLLAEKSGMNQTTLMNFVPTRPIEDIAREYIEGFWQLYDPERYLDRTFRHFMKLRAPKHSGEFRLRLREIRALLILIWRQGMLRKTRWKFWINLFKIVRYNPRVTDHYIKVCAFIEHFYDYRQIVRDQINAQLAAHLATHSPIVTKLGGADRPDWQEKTAV encoded by the coding sequence ATGAGAGTTTTACTGTTATATCCCCTATTTCCTCAGAGTTTTTGGTCGTTTGAGAAAACTTTAGCCCTCGTGAATCGGAAGGCATTATTACCTCCTCTCGGTTTGATTACCGTTGCGGCGATTCTTCCGCAAGCATGGGAGTATAAATTAGTCGATCGCAACGTTCGCGAGGCGACCGAACATGAGTGGGATTGGGCAGAACTGGTCATCGTCTCTGGTATGATCGTCCAGAAAGAAGACATGCTCGCCCAAATCCAAGAAGCAAAGCGACGAGGAAAGCCAGTGGTGGCGGGAGGTCCTTATCCTACATCCCTTCCCGACGAAGTGAAAGCGGCAGGAGCAGATTATTTAGTTCTTGATGAAGGCGAAATCACTTTACCCTTATTGGTAGAAGCGATCGCGCGCGGGGAAACGAACGGAACCTTTCGGGCAACCGAGAAACCATCCGTTACCGAAACCCCTATTCCTCGCTACGATTTATTAGAGTTCGATGCCTACGACAATATGTCGCTGCAATTTTCGCGCGGCTGTCCTTTCCAATGCGAATTTTGCGACATCATCGTTCTCTATGGTCGCAAGTCCCGGACTAAAACGCCAGCACAACTTCTCGCAGAACTCGATCGCCTGTACGCTCTCGGCTGGCGAGGTTCCGTTTTTATGGTAGATGATAACTTCATCGGCAACAAGCGCAACGTCAAGTTGTTACTAAGAGAGTTGAAAGTCTGGATGGCTCAAAAGAAATATCCTTTTAAGTTTCTGACTGAAGCCTCGGTAGACTTAGCCGACGATCCAGAACTGATGGAACTGATGGCAGAGTGCAATTTTACCAATGTCTTTTTGGGGATTGAAACGCCAGATGAGGACAGCTTAAACTTAACCAAAAAGTTTCAAAATACTCGTAACTCCCTGAGTGAAGCCATAGAAAAGATTACGCGCTCTGGATTGCGCGTTATGGCGGGATTTATCATTGGTTTCGATGGCGAAAAACCAGGGGCGGGCGATCGCATCGTTCGCTTTGTCGAACAGACAGACATTCCCGTCGCCATGTTCAGCATGTTGCAGGCACTTCCAAATACGGCTCTCTGGCATCGACTGGAGAAAGAAGGACGACTGCTCGCAGAAAAATCTGGAATGAACCAGACGACGCTCATGAACTTCGTGCCGACTCGTCCCATCGAAGATATTGCCCGCGAATATATCGAGGGATTTTGGCAACTCTACGATCCGGAACGCTATCTCGATCGCACCTTCCGTCACTTTATGAAGCTAAGAGCGCCCAAGCATTCTGGAGAGTTTCGGCTTAGGTTGAGAGAAATTCGCGCCTTACTCATTTTAATTTGGCGACAGGGGATGCTTCGCAAGACGCGCTGGAAGTTCTGGATTAATTTGTTTAAAATCGTCCGATACAATCCCCGCGTTACCGATCACTATATAAAAGTTTGTGCTTTCATAGAACATTTTTATGACTACCGTCAAATTGTGCGCGACCAGATTAACGCGCAATTAGCCGCTCATCTGGCAACCCATTCTCCCATAGTCACTAAGTTAGGCGGTGCGGATAGGCCCGATTGGCAGGAGAAAACAGCCGTCTAG
- a CDS encoding cell division protein SepF, translating into MIDLRGVESRNPEVVVIELKSERETVKALQALQNRKMVVLTLNRLSSETAQRVIDWMAGGTHAIDGRTLWIGEKTFLFAPSSVRITAPEAANHPISPKLERRKMTTNSTNCLPSSDL; encoded by the coding sequence TTGATAGACTTGAGAGGAGTTGAAAGCAGAAATCCCGAAGTGGTGGTAATAGAGTTGAAATCGGAACGAGAAACCGTCAAAGCATTGCAAGCTTTGCAAAATCGAAAGATGGTCGTATTGACCCTCAACCGCTTGAGTTCCGAAACCGCCCAAAGGGTGATTGACTGGATGGCAGGCGGCACCCATGCCATTGACGGTCGTACTCTATGGATTGGAGAAAAGACATTTTTGTTTGCGCCTAGTTCCGTTCGCATTACTGCCCCAGAAGCAGCGAACCATCCCATCTCGCCAAAATTAGAGAGGAGAAAAATGACTACTAACTCTACTAACTGCCTTCCGAGTTCGGACTTATGA
- a CDS encoding Asr1405/Asl0597 family protein has protein sequence MNGVNSQLASSHVVNVNWADRWAVYRRLQELQIPCYCRTDRPLQVAIHSPTAAIQLWSAVRQIATPRCELVRWLNGCWHLESNVNE, from the coding sequence ATGAACGGAGTCAATTCACAATTAGCATCAAGTCACGTTGTCAATGTCAACTGGGCAGATCGATGGGCTGTCTATCGCCGCTTGCAAGAGTTGCAAATTCCTTGCTATTGCAGAACCGATCGCCCTTTACAAGTAGCCATTCACAGTCCCACAGCTGCCATTCAGCTATGGAGCGCAGTCAGACAGATCGCCACACCTCGCTGCGAATTAGTCCGTTGGTTAAATGGCTGCTGGCATCTGGAAAGTAATGTCAACGAGTAG
- a CDS encoding slipin family protein — MEAILGTLVGLVFLFGVSGIKIDREYERGVIFRLGRFNDIKGPGMYWIIPLVDRKAQVDVRTKTVDIAPQETVTADSVTIKVNAVLYYRILDPSKAINRVENYQVAVYQAAMTTLRNVVGQNILDDVLQNRDKINQEVQQIVDEMAEPWGIEIERVEMKDVEIPLAMQRAMAKEAEAVREKRARLIKASAEQEASVKLAQASQKIMENPAALELRRLQMLTEIGAENNTTTIVMMPSDMITLAKQWSESLQNSDKQNEQLKNGDRLRM, encoded by the coding sequence ATGGAAGCGATTTTGGGCACTCTAGTTGGTTTAGTTTTTCTCTTTGGCGTTAGCGGCATCAAAATCGATCGCGAATACGAGCGAGGCGTTATCTTTCGTCTGGGACGGTTCAACGACATCAAAGGGCCGGGCATGTATTGGATTATCCCCCTAGTAGATCGAAAAGCTCAAGTGGATGTCCGTACTAAAACCGTTGATATTGCTCCTCAAGAAACGGTCACGGCTGATAGCGTTACGATTAAAGTCAATGCAGTTCTCTACTATCGGATTCTCGATCCTTCCAAAGCAATTAATCGGGTTGAGAACTATCAAGTAGCCGTTTATCAGGCTGCGATGACCACACTACGAAACGTTGTCGGACAGAACATTCTCGATGATGTCCTACAAAATCGGGACAAAATTAATCAAGAAGTTCAACAAATTGTGGATGAGATGGCTGAACCTTGGGGTATCGAAATCGAACGGGTAGAAATGAAAGATGTAGAAATTCCCCTAGCAATGCAAAGAGCAATGGCGAAAGAGGCGGAAGCGGTACGCGAAAAACGCGCTCGCCTTATCAAAGCTTCAGCCGAACAAGAAGCTTCAGTTAAGTTAGCGCAAGCCTCGCAAAAAATTATGGAAAATCCGGCAGCGCTGGAGTTACGGCGATTGCAAATGCTAACGGAAATTGGGGCAGAAAACAACACGACAACAATTGTAATGATGCCGTCGGATATGATTACCCTTGCTAAGCAATGGTCGGAAAGCCTCCAAAATAGCGACAAACAAAACGAGCAGCTAAAAAATGGCGATCGCCTGCGGATGTAA
- a CDS encoding Dps family protein, translating to MSTAQGLLRAFGEVGDNPVLLDKSVTAPVCEGLNITLASFQALYLQYQKHHFIVEGSEFYQLHEFFQESYEAVQEHVHDLGERLNGLGGIPAASFAKLAELCCFSPEPDGAYDCRRMIEHDLEAEQALIQLIRRQAAQAESLGDRATRYLYEKILLETEERAYHLNHFLAPDSLTLAFVKNGSSH from the coding sequence ATGTCTACAGCTCAAGGTTTACTGCGTGCTTTTGGCGAAGTTGGCGACAATCCGGTTTTGTTAGACAAAAGTGTAACAGCACCAGTTTGTGAGGGGTTAAATATTACCCTTGCTAGCTTCCAGGCTTTATACCTTCAATATCAAAAACATCATTTCATTGTAGAAGGTTCCGAATTTTATCAACTGCACGAGTTCTTCCAAGAATCCTATGAAGCGGTACAGGAACACGTACACGATCTTGGAGAGCGTTTAAATGGATTGGGTGGAATTCCAGCCGCTAGTTTTGCTAAGCTGGCAGAACTGTGTTGTTTTTCTCCCGAACCTGACGGCGCCTATGACTGCCGCCGGATGATAGAGCACGATCTAGAAGCCGAACAAGCGCTAATCCAACTCATACGCCGTCAAGCCGCTCAAGCAGAAAGTTTAGGCGATCGCGCTACTCGCTATTTGTATGAAAAAATCCTTTTAGAAACAGAAGAGAGAGCTTACCATCTCAATCACTTCCTCGCACCCGATAGCTTGACCCTGGCTTTTGTTAAGAATGGAAGCAGTCACTAA
- a CDS encoding YbhB/YbcL family Raf kinase inhibitor-like protein: MKLTSPAFAHEGKIPPKYTCDGENINPPLVISDVPAEAKSLVLIMDDPDVPKRLRADGMWDHWVVFNIAPSLTEIQEGKEPPGVHGIGTSKNLDYYGPCPPDREHRYFFKLYALDTRLNLPEKATKQQVERAMEGHILAKAELMGRYERIRN, encoded by the coding sequence ATGAAATTGACCAGTCCCGCGTTCGCGCATGAAGGGAAAATTCCTCCAAAGTACACGTGCGATGGAGAAAATATCAATCCCCCACTCGTTATATCCGACGTTCCTGCCGAAGCGAAAAGCTTGGTGTTAATTATGGACGATCCCGACGTACCAAAACGCCTGCGAGCCGATGGTATGTGGGATCATTGGGTAGTCTTTAATATTGCGCCCAGTTTAACGGAAATTCAAGAGGGAAAAGAACCACCGGGGGTTCATGGCATCGGCACTAGCAAAAACTTAGACTATTATGGTCCTTGTCCCCCAGACCGAGAACATCGCTACTTTTTTAAGCTTTATGCTTTGGATACTCGGTTAAACCTTCCAGAGAAAGCAACCAAACAGCAGGTGGAACGGGCAATGGAGGGTCACATCTTAGCCAAAGCAGAACTAATGGGAAGGTATGAAAGAATTAGAAACTGA
- a CDS encoding (2Fe-2S) ferredoxin domain-containing protein, giving the protein MSSVIPEVSDFSLVGQLLGFIIKDSYKIKYLRIAFADREYRVKPAKEIREQILETIVPGSWVEVRGMKKQSRKTGKVKLKANSVKPVKSNNTTSIPVSVSESPPLSKASILVCQKSSCWKRGGRAICQVLEESLRDRGLADKVQIKLTGCLKQCKQGPNLVMMPGKARYCQVRPERIPELLQEHFASSYSEVKA; this is encoded by the coding sequence ATGTCAAGTGTTATTCCCGAAGTCTCGGACTTTAGCCTGGTCGGACAATTACTAGGTTTTATTATTAAAGATAGTTATAAGATTAAGTATCTAAGAATAGCTTTTGCCGATCGCGAATATCGGGTCAAGCCAGCCAAAGAAATTCGCGAGCAGATCTTAGAAACGATTGTCCCCGGTAGCTGGGTTGAAGTACGGGGAATGAAAAAGCAATCTCGTAAGACGGGTAAAGTCAAACTGAAAGCGAATTCCGTCAAACCAGTTAAGAGCAACAATACTACTTCAATTCCAGTTTCTGTTTCCGAATCGCCGCCACTGTCCAAAGCCAGTATCTTAGTGTGTCAAAAATCGAGTTGTTGGAAAAGAGGAGGTCGAGCGATCTGTCAGGTATTAGAAGAAAGCTTGCGCGATCGCGGTTTGGCGGACAAAGTTCAAATTAAATTAACGGGTTGTCTCAAACAATGCAAACAAGGTCCCAACTTGGTGATGATGCCGGGTAAAGCGCGTTACTGCCAAGTCCGACCGGAGCGCATTCCAGAATTGTTGCAGGAGCACTTTGCTTCTAGCTACAGCGAGGTAAAAGCTTGA
- the ylqF gene encoding ribosome biogenesis GTPase YlqF translates to MPPEIQWYPGHIAKAERQLKEQLKRVDVVLEVLDARIPLASHHPQVAEWIGSKPRILILNRADMIPESVRQAWQAWFKRRGEVPYFTDAQQGQGIRAVSKAAQAAGVEMNRRRRDRGMRPRPVRAVVIGFPNVGKSALINRLLGRKAVASARRAGVTRQLQWVRISESIELLDAPGVIPSKLDNQTDAVKLAICEDIGEAAYDNQHVAAALVDLLVALAYEEILRSRYGLDPLSMTGEEYIHELANSRYQGDVERAALQLLNDFRKGLMGAIPLELPPTN, encoded by the coding sequence ATGCCACCTGAAATCCAATGGTATCCCGGTCACATTGCCAAAGCAGAACGACAGCTCAAAGAACAACTCAAGCGCGTCGATGTCGTGCTGGAAGTATTGGATGCCAGAATTCCCCTCGCTTCCCACCATCCTCAAGTTGCCGAATGGATTGGCAGCAAACCGCGAATCTTAATTCTCAATCGCGCGGATATGATTCCCGAATCAGTGCGTCAGGCATGGCAAGCTTGGTTTAAGCGACGGGGAGAAGTACCTTATTTTACCGATGCCCAACAAGGTCAAGGTATTAGAGCTGTCAGTAAAGCGGCGCAAGCGGCAGGAGTCGAGATGAATCGGAGACGGCGCGATCGCGGCATGCGTCCCCGTCCCGTTCGCGCAGTGGTCATCGGCTTTCCCAATGTCGGTAAATCAGCGTTGATCAATCGTTTGTTGGGGCGTAAAGCCGTTGCTAGCGCCCGTCGTGCGGGAGTGACTCGCCAACTGCAATGGGTGCGGATTTCTGAGTCAATCGAGCTACTGGATGCGCCTGGGGTCATTCCTTCCAAGCTGGACAATCAAACCGATGCCGTCAAATTAGCCATTTGTGAAGATATTGGCGAGGCAGCTTACGACAATCAGCACGTCGCCGCCGCTTTAGTCGATCTCTTGGTTGCGTTAGCCTATGAAGAAATATTGCGATCGCGCTACGGATTAGATCCCCTCTCCATGACTGGGGAAGAATATATTCACGAGTTGGCAAACAGTCGCTATCAAGGAGATGTTGAAAGAGCAGCGCTTCAGTTATTAAATGATTTTCGTAAAGGATTGATGGGAGCAATTCCTTTAGAGTTACCGCCGACGAATTGA
- a CDS encoding SRPBCC family protein has protein sequence MTNWLEHTVQIEIDVPIEVVWNLWSDLEQMPRWMKWIDSVKVLEDNPELSRWKLASGGFEFTWLSRILKLVPHQIIQWESVDGLPNRGAIRFYDRHGSSIVKMTAAYAIPGFLGKLMDNLFLGRIVESTLQADLERFKQYAMQKQAQSK, from the coding sequence ATGACGAACTGGTTAGAGCATACCGTCCAAATTGAAATTGACGTTCCTATCGAGGTTGTCTGGAATCTCTGGTCGGATCTAGAACAAATGCCGCGTTGGATGAAGTGGATCGACTCGGTTAAAGTTTTGGAAGACAACCCCGAACTTTCTCGCTGGAAGCTGGCTAGTGGGGGTTTCGAGTTTACCTGGCTTTCTCGCATCCTCAAGTTAGTGCCGCATCAGATCATCCAGTGGGAATCGGTCGATGGTTTGCCTAACCGAGGTGCAATCCGTTTCTACGATCGCCATGGTAGCAGTATCGTTAAAATGACCGCAGCCTATGCCATTCCCGGATTTTTAGGGAAATTAATGGATAATTTATTTTTAGGACGGATCGTTGAGTCAACCCTACAAGCCGATCTGGAACGCTTTAAACAGTACGCCATGCAAAAGCAGGCTCAGTCTAAGTAA